One stretch of Planococcus sp. PAMC 21323 DNA includes these proteins:
- a CDS encoding Y-family DNA polymerase yields MRKQELPEASIFCIDMCGFYASVSAVELGLNPLEVCLAVVGNQERKGSVVLAASPMMKKRFGVKTGTRLFEIPDHQDILLVEPKMKLYLQKSMNITELLASYVPKESIHIYSVDESFIELTGTEKLWGPPESTMRRIQQELLDSFKLPSSVGGGPNMLLAKLSLDLEGKETGFAFWSYSDVPKKLWPVQPLSRMWGIGSRTEKTLNSMGIFSVGDLACADVTVLETQFGIMGNQLYQHANGIDLSDMGSPLVEGQISYGKGQILYRDYIEEQDIMTIILEMCEDVAMRTRQARRAGRTIHLGVAYSKTAFGGGFSRSRSIDEATNDTMEMYRVCQSLFREHFQNKPVRQISLAISNLEEESSMQLSLFDEKKFENRQLGEAMDTIRKRYGYSAIYRGISATQAGTAIARTKLIGGHNKE; encoded by the coding sequence ATGAGGAAGCAGGAACTACCGGAAGCTTCTATCTTCTGCATCGATATGTGCGGCTTTTACGCGAGTGTTTCGGCGGTTGAGCTTGGACTAAACCCTCTAGAAGTTTGTCTTGCAGTTGTCGGGAATCAGGAACGAAAAGGGAGTGTCGTGCTGGCTGCATCGCCAATGATGAAAAAGCGTTTTGGCGTCAAGACAGGTACTCGGCTTTTTGAAATTCCAGATCATCAAGATATTTTATTAGTAGAGCCAAAAATGAAATTGTACTTACAAAAATCTATGAACATTACCGAATTATTAGCAAGCTATGTACCCAAAGAATCGATTCATATTTACAGTGTGGATGAAAGTTTTATTGAACTGACAGGTACGGAAAAGCTGTGGGGACCACCGGAATCTACTATGCGTCGCATTCAGCAAGAATTATTAGACTCTTTTAAACTGCCGTCTTCAGTAGGGGGAGGTCCGAATATGTTGCTAGCGAAATTGTCATTAGATTTAGAAGGAAAAGAAACAGGATTTGCTTTTTGGAGCTATAGTGATGTACCGAAGAAGTTATGGCCTGTGCAGCCGTTAAGTCGAATGTGGGGGATTGGATCTCGAACAGAAAAAACCTTAAACAGCATGGGAATTTTTTCTGTTGGCGATTTGGCGTGTGCCGACGTTACTGTTTTGGAAACACAATTTGGAATTATGGGCAATCAACTTTACCAACATGCTAATGGCATCGATCTTTCGGATATGGGATCACCCCTAGTCGAAGGGCAAATTAGTTATGGAAAAGGACAAATTTTATACCGGGATTACATAGAAGAACAAGACATCATGACGATTATCTTGGAAATGTGTGAAGACGTTGCAATGCGCACGCGTCAAGCTCGGCGTGCAGGACGTACCATCCACTTGGGTGTTGCCTATAGCAAGACAGCTTTTGGAGGAGGATTTTCCCGTTCGCGCTCTATTGACGAAGCAACAAATGACACGATGGAGATGTACCGTGTCTGCCAAAGTCTATTTCGCGAGCATTTTCAAAACAAACCGGTGCGGCAGATTTCACTGGCTATCAGCAACTTGGAAGAAGAGTCATCGATGCAGTTGAGTCTTTTTGATGAAAAGAAATTTGAAAACAGACAGCTTGGAGAAGCGATGGACACTATACGAAAACGATATGGCTATTCAGCAATCTACCGGGGCATTTCTGCTACACAAGCAGGCACTGCCATTGCAAGAACCAAATTAATCGGCGGACACAATAAAGAATAA
- a CDS encoding YolD-like family protein, translating into MKRNKYLKVVGDVKDRGRIKWTALMLPEHVEMIREWYAKDELVAKPELTEDDLQLLQEELDIALKRQCEVVMQSWKAGVIYEHRGTIEGIDARSRIIVCREGGTTHRLSIDRVVSIVIID; encoded by the coding sequence ATGAAGCGCAATAAGTATTTAAAGGTTGTAGGAGATGTTAAAGATCGTGGACGTATTAAATGGACAGCATTAATGTTGCCAGAGCATGTTGAAATGATTCGAGAATGGTATGCAAAAGACGAACTAGTGGCAAAGCCTGAATTGACAGAAGATGATCTGCAGCTACTACAAGAAGAACTAGACATTGCATTAAAGCGTCAATGTGAAGTAGTGATGCAAAGTTGGAAAGCGGGAGTAATATATGAGCATAGAGGGACGATTGAAGGCATCGATGCAAGAAGTCGCATAATTGTATGTAGAGAAGGTGGAACAACACATAGATTGTCGATAGATCGAGTGGTTTCGATTGTGATCATTGATTAG
- a CDS encoding thermonuclease family protein, giving the protein MKLKIILLALFFLSGCGMVDSIDTPNTTDQIDVEVTQVIDGDTIKIMYEGNEVTVRYLLMDTPETNHPSLGEQPLGKEATAENKRIIESGDVSIEFDVGDRFDDYDRLLAYIYVDGESVQEQMISAGLARVAYVFPPNTRYLDQFEQAEQIAKENDLGIWQYENYSTDRGFNADAYGQEPVTNTNPSTSGQQTGDCDIKGNINRNGNKIYHLPSDSSYEQTNPEEWFCSEQDAQDAGFRGVGQ; this is encoded by the coding sequence ATGAAATTAAAAATTATATTATTAGCTTTATTTTTTCTATCGGGCTGTGGAATGGTCGACTCCATCGACACACCTAACACAACAGATCAAATAGATGTCGAAGTGACGCAAGTCATTGACGGTGATACCATTAAAATTATGTATGAAGGGAACGAAGTAACCGTTCGCTATCTTCTAATGGATACACCGGAAACCAACCACCCAAGCTTAGGCGAACAACCGCTTGGCAAAGAAGCTACTGCAGAAAACAAACGAATCATTGAATCTGGTGATGTTTCTATTGAATTCGATGTCGGCGATCGCTTTGACGATTATGACCGATTGCTCGCTTATATTTATGTCGACGGTGAAAGTGTTCAAGAACAAATGATTAGCGCAGGCTTAGCCAGAGTTGCTTATGTATTCCCACCCAACACGCGTTACCTTGATCAATTTGAACAAGCAGAACAAATCGCTAAAGAAAACGATTTGGGCATTTGGCAATATGAAAATTATTCAACCGACCGTGGCTTTAATGCAGACGCATACGGACAAGAACCCGTTACTAATACGAATCCTTCTACTTCGGGACAACAAACAGGCGATTGCGATATTAAAGGCAATATCAACCGCAACGGCAATAAAATCTATCATTTGCCTAGTGATTCTTCCTACGAACAAACCAACCCTGAAGAATGGTTTTGCTCTGAACAAGATGCACAGGACGCGGGCTTTAGAGGCGTTGGACAGTAG